A genome region from Desulfosoma caldarium includes the following:
- a CDS encoding Crp/Fnr family transcriptional regulator gives MKDRGSLANKMECLSHGLLFENLSRDQLARLAAMCTECLYRKGEAIFAEGKKAEGFYVVCSGRVKVYKVSFDGREQILHLFDAGNILGEVPVFTGGTYPAHAEALTDVEALFIPRNAFIRFIQEDNSLALSMLAVLSRKLRHFTALVETLSLKEVPGRLASYLLYLNERNPSADTVDLDVTKTHLAAVLGTIPETLSRIFSKMVAAGLIEVQGRSILIKDREGLAALSQGEKLG, from the coding sequence ATGAAGGACAGAGGATCGCTTGCCAACAAGATGGAATGCCTGAGCCACGGGCTCTTGTTTGAAAACCTGTCGCGAGATCAGCTGGCAAGGCTTGCGGCCATGTGCACCGAGTGCCTCTATCGCAAAGGGGAAGCGATCTTTGCAGAAGGCAAGAAAGCCGAAGGGTTTTACGTCGTCTGCAGTGGCCGTGTGAAGGTCTACAAGGTCTCTTTTGACGGCCGCGAGCAGATCCTTCATCTTTTTGATGCCGGAAACATTCTGGGAGAGGTGCCGGTGTTTACCGGCGGAACCTACCCTGCCCATGCAGAAGCCTTGACGGACGTGGAAGCTCTCTTTATCCCCAGGAATGCCTTCATCCGCTTCATTCAAGAAGACAACAGCCTGGCGCTCTCCATGTTGGCGGTACTTTCCCGCAAGCTGCGTCATTTCACGGCCCTTGTGGAAACCCTTTCCCTCAAGGAGGTTCCCGGAAGGCTCGCGTCCTATCTTCTCTACCTGAACGAACGCAACCCTTCCGCCGACACGGTGGACCTGGATGTGACCAAAACCCATTTAGCCGCCGTGCTCGGCACCATTCCGGAAACCTTGTCCCGTATCTTTTCCAAAATGGTGGCTGCCGGGCTTATTGAAGTGCAGGGCCGCTCCATCCTTATCAAGGATCGGGAAGGTCTCGCGGCTTTGTCCCAAGGGGAGAAGCTCGGCTGA
- a CDS encoding cache domain-containing protein, translating into MAKFGRKGGKFSTRLIVYCGGGVVAFAAVLVWISISLQSRLMEEKRIATKHIVEVAYSVLEKYAKMAQQGIIAEDAAKEQALDQIRTMRYRENDYFWINDLKPVMVMHPIKPELDGKDLADFKDPNGKHLFVEFVKVCREKGAGFVDYLWPKPGMEKPVPKVSYVKLFQPWGWIVGSGIYVDDVRAQANQIRLTFGLIVGALLVLGLLATWWIVRSVTRPVYGVVHGLHNGSEQLGAASDQVAEAGQSLADGASQQAASIEETSSALEELASMTRQNADNAGQAHGIVKEAARDIEEATEAMGDLTRAIQAISEASEQTQKIIKTIDEIAFQTNLLALNAAVEAARAGDAGAGFAVVADEVRSLAMRAAEAARSTAEIIEDTVKKVRDCSTMVTRANGAFTKVETGSRRVGDLVAEIAAASSEQAEGIEQINKAVSQLDQVVQQNAAHAEETASASSELQHLAERMKHFVAELQSIVGVSVMEEHVERTPRRGRRFQKGNGKAADEAAHGAAEMVPAAGRPIKARPGQKVDSVGDF; encoded by the coding sequence ATGGCAAAGTTTGGGCGAAAGGGAGGCAAGTTTTCCACAAGGTTGATCGTGTACTGTGGCGGGGGAGTCGTGGCCTTTGCGGCCGTCTTGGTCTGGATTTCCATTTCGTTGCAATCGCGCCTCATGGAAGAAAAACGCATTGCCACGAAACACATCGTGGAGGTGGCCTATTCGGTCCTGGAGAAGTATGCCAAGATGGCGCAACAGGGAATAATCGCCGAAGACGCAGCCAAAGAGCAGGCTTTGGATCAAATTCGGACCATGAGGTATCGAGAAAACGATTACTTCTGGATTAACGATCTTAAGCCGGTCATGGTCATGCATCCAATCAAACCCGAACTGGACGGAAAAGACCTTGCGGATTTCAAGGATCCAAACGGGAAGCATCTTTTCGTGGAGTTTGTCAAGGTGTGCCGTGAAAAAGGGGCTGGTTTTGTGGACTATCTCTGGCCCAAACCAGGTATGGAAAAGCCAGTGCCCAAGGTGTCCTACGTGAAGCTTTTTCAGCCGTGGGGATGGATTGTCGGCAGCGGCATTTACGTGGATGATGTGCGCGCCCAGGCCAATCAGATTCGCCTTACCTTTGGACTGATTGTCGGGGCGCTATTGGTGCTGGGGCTTTTGGCCACCTGGTGGATTGTGCGCTCGGTGACTCGTCCCGTTTACGGCGTGGTTCACGGGCTACATAACGGTTCTGAACAGCTGGGGGCCGCCTCAGATCAGGTGGCTGAGGCCGGTCAATCCCTTGCTGACGGCGCCTCCCAGCAGGCGGCGTCCATTGAAGAAACATCGTCCGCTCTGGAGGAATTGGCGTCCATGACCCGTCAAAACGCAGACAATGCCGGCCAGGCCCATGGCATTGTCAAGGAAGCGGCCCGGGACATCGAAGAAGCCACGGAAGCCATGGGGGACCTGACCAGGGCTATTCAGGCCATTTCAGAAGCCAGTGAACAAACCCAAAAGATCATCAAGACCATCGATGAAATTGCCTTTCAGACCAACCTGCTGGCCCTCAATGCGGCCGTGGAGGCCGCTCGAGCCGGCGACGCCGGAGCCGGCTTTGCCGTGGTGGCCGATGAGGTGCGCAGTTTGGCCATGAGAGCTGCCGAGGCGGCGCGAAGTACGGCTGAAATTATTGAAGATACAGTGAAAAAAGTTCGGGACTGTTCCACGATGGTGACGCGGGCCAATGGGGCCTTTACGAAGGTGGAAACGGGGAGCCGGCGCGTCGGGGATCTGGTGGCGGAAATTGCAGCGGCCAGCAGTGAACAGGCCGAGGGCATCGAACAAATCAACAAAGCGGTGTCCCAATTGGATCAGGTGGTGCAGCAAAATGCGGCCCATGCGGAAGAGACGGCGTCCGCCTCCAGCGAATTGCAACATTTGGCCGAGCGCATGAAACACTTTGTGGCGGAGCTGCAAAGCATCGTGGGCGTCTCCGTTATGGAAGAGCACGTTGAGCGCACCCCACGCCGCGGTCGGCGTTTCCAGAAAGGCAACGGCAAGGCCGCAGATGAAGCCGCGCACGGCGCTGCAGAAATGGTGCCTGCAGCTGGACGCCCAATCAAAGCGCGGCCTGGCCAAAAAGTGGATTCGGTGGGCGATTTTTGA
- a CDS encoding DMT family transporter produces the protein MIRLVMWGLAASAFFSATFIVNRAMSLSGGHWVWSAVLRYFHMLWILTLWIIVRHGWTYLTEVLGVFRTHILFWITAGSIGFGVFYGALCFAADHAPGWVVAATWQITILATPVVLWAFKRPIPYVGVVFTGLIFVGILLVHAQQVEQPTQMRETLFGALAVVLAAFAYPTGNQMLNAARHGGFQRIPFVRHPHLRDAPTCVLLMTLGSLPFWILLWAVVSPAPPESSQWMQTAIVALSSGVVATSLFYKARNASHEPLAIAAVDATQAGEVVFSLVGEILLLHGVWPTLWGWTGLTLIVGGLVGYCLGNPQTGLGPRLFSRASPLGTKPRDLPDP, from the coding sequence ATGATTCGTCTGGTTATGTGGGGATTGGCCGCATCGGCCTTCTTTAGCGCCACCTTCATTGTGAATCGGGCCATGAGCCTCTCCGGCGGGCACTGGGTCTGGTCGGCCGTGCTTCGCTATTTCCATATGTTGTGGATTCTTACTTTATGGATCATTGTCCGACACGGATGGACCTACTTGACCGAAGTTCTTGGCGTCTTTCGCACCCATATCCTCTTTTGGATCACCGCGGGAAGCATCGGGTTCGGCGTGTTTTACGGCGCTTTGTGCTTTGCGGCCGATCATGCGCCCGGATGGGTCGTCGCGGCCACATGGCAGATCACCATTCTGGCGACGCCCGTGGTTCTCTGGGCGTTTAAGCGTCCTATACCCTATGTCGGTGTCGTGTTCACAGGCCTCATCTTTGTGGGCATTCTTCTCGTGCATGCACAACAGGTGGAACAGCCCACACAGATGCGCGAAACCCTCTTCGGAGCCCTGGCCGTGGTCCTGGCGGCTTTTGCCTACCCTACGGGAAATCAAATGCTCAACGCGGCCCGTCACGGCGGTTTTCAAAGGATACCGTTCGTGCGCCATCCCCACCTTCGCGATGCCCCCACGTGTGTCCTCCTCATGACGCTGGGATCCCTTCCCTTCTGGATTCTTCTGTGGGCGGTGGTAAGCCCTGCGCCACCTGAGAGCTCCCAATGGATGCAAACCGCCATTGTGGCACTGTCTTCCGGTGTCGTCGCCACATCTCTTTTCTATAAGGCCCGAAACGCCTCTCACGAGCCCCTGGCCATCGCCGCGGTGGACGCCACGCAAGCGGGAGAAGTGGTTTTCTCTCTTGTGGGCGAAATCCTTCTCTTGCACGGTGTCTGGCCCACTCTGTGGGGCTGGACCGGATTGACCCTCATCGTTGGAGGACTTGTGGGCTATTGCCTTGGAAATCCTCAAACAGGTCTTGGGCCACGCCTTTTCAGCCGAGCTTCTCCCCTTGGGACAAAGCCGCGAGACCTTCCCGATCCTTGA
- a CDS encoding TRAP transporter large permease, whose translation MESLPGLMFLTLTILLMFGFPVAFTLLGTALFFGLYGFGWDFFHLLPLRIWGVITNFTLIAVPLFVFMGVMLERSGIAEELLETMALLFGRIRGGLAVSVVVVGALLGASTGIVGATVVTMGLLSLPTMLRRGYQPELATGTISASGTLGQIIPPSIVLVLLGDIIGVSVGDLFVGAAIPGLLLVVLYIFYLLVVARIKPAWAPLIPQEEWREILEAGLFRRLAKALIPPLVLMVSVLGSIFAGIASPTEAAAVGATGAMVLAAAYRKFSLEILVQVMQTTTRLTCMVFIILVGAGAFGLVFRGLGGDHWVRNILTHIPYGKWGVLFICMSIVFIIGFFLDFIEITFIHIPVLAPIMKAMGFDPLWFAILFAVNLQTSFMTPPFGFSLFYLKGVAPPEITTGHIYRGIIPFVVLQLLSLLILVFFPTLATWLPHKLLR comes from the coding sequence ATGGAATCCTTGCCAGGACTGATGTTTCTTACTCTGACTATCCTTCTCATGTTCGGGTTTCCCGTTGCCTTTACCCTTTTGGGAACGGCCCTGTTTTTCGGTCTGTACGGGTTTGGTTGGGATTTTTTTCATCTGCTGCCTCTGCGCATCTGGGGCGTCATCACCAACTTTACGCTCATTGCGGTGCCCCTTTTTGTCTTCATGGGCGTGATGCTGGAACGTTCCGGCATTGCCGAAGAGCTTTTGGAGACCATGGCTCTGCTTTTTGGTAGAATTCGAGGAGGTCTGGCCGTTTCCGTGGTTGTCGTCGGTGCACTTCTCGGCGCATCCACGGGCATTGTGGGAGCCACCGTGGTGACCATGGGGCTTTTGAGTCTTCCCACCATGCTGCGGCGAGGCTATCAGCCCGAATTGGCTACAGGAACCATTTCCGCCTCCGGGACCCTAGGACAGATCATTCCTCCCAGCATTGTTTTGGTCCTTCTCGGCGACATCATCGGGGTTTCCGTCGGTGACCTCTTCGTCGGCGCCGCAATTCCCGGTCTGCTCCTTGTGGTTCTCTATATCTTCTACCTCCTCGTTGTGGCTCGAATCAAACCCGCTTGGGCACCTCTCATTCCCCAGGAGGAATGGCGGGAGATACTAGAAGCTGGGCTTTTTCGACGCCTCGCCAAGGCCTTGATTCCGCCCCTTGTGCTGATGGTGAGCGTCCTAGGCTCCATCTTTGCCGGCATTGCTTCACCGACGGAAGCCGCGGCCGTGGGAGCCACGGGAGCCATGGTGCTGGCGGCCGCATACCGCAAATTTTCCTTAGAGATTCTGGTTCAGGTCATGCAAACCACCACGCGTCTCACCTGTATGGTGTTTATCATCTTGGTGGGTGCAGGGGCGTTCGGGCTGGTTTTTCGAGGATTAGGTGGAGATCATTGGGTTCGGAACATTCTGACGCATATTCCTTACGGCAAATGGGGCGTGCTCTTCATCTGCATGAGCATCGTCTTTATCATCGGCTTCTTTTTGGATTTCATCGAAATCACCTTCATCCACATTCCGGTTCTTGCGCCCATCATGAAAGCCATGGGCTTTGACCCTCTTTGGTTTGCCATCCTGTTTGCCGTCAACCTTCAAACGTCTTTCATGACGCCGCCCTTTGGGTTTTCTCTGTTTTACCTCAAAGGCGTGGCCCCTCCGGAAATCACCACAGGCCACATCTATCGAGGCATCATTCCCTTTGTTGTTTTGCAACTTCTTAGCTTGTTAATTTTGGTTTTTTTCCCCACCTTAGCCACGTGGCTTCCACACAAGCTCCTGCGCTGA
- a CDS encoding TRAP transporter substrate-binding protein, protein MDRRSFVKKVGLGSAAAVAAATVNAPYVWPKGQTYKWRMVTTWPPELPVLQTGAERFAKRVEEASGGRLKIEVYAGGELVPPLGTFDAVSQGTVECGSSASYYWAGKSPAAQWFSAVPFGFNAQGINAWFYSGGGLKLWEEVYAPFNVVPRPQGNTGVQMGGWFNKKIETLDDFKGLKMRIPGLGGKVLSKAGGTVVLLAGGEIYTSLERGVIDATEWVGPMHDLRMGFYQAAKYYYYPGWHEPGTTLEVIFNKKAYESLPKDLQIILDAVAMETNLWSLSEFEAQNGAALETLVKEHKVKLVRFPDQVLDGLRKLAEETIEEEANKDPVARKVHEAFKAFKAKIGAWGSVSEKAYYDVIAAKTGA, encoded by the coding sequence ATGGACAGAAGATCGTTCGTCAAGAAAGTGGGACTGGGATCGGCTGCGGCAGTGGCAGCGGCGACCGTTAACGCCCCATACGTGTGGCCCAAAGGGCAGACTTATAAGTGGCGCATGGTGACCACATGGCCACCGGAGTTGCCCGTGCTGCAGACCGGCGCTGAGCGGTTTGCCAAGCGCGTGGAGGAAGCCAGTGGAGGGCGCTTGAAGATCGAGGTCTATGCAGGCGGGGAACTGGTTCCACCCCTGGGTACCTTTGATGCCGTCTCGCAAGGCACCGTCGAATGCGGCAGTTCCGCTTCCTATTATTGGGCGGGTAAGAGTCCGGCGGCACAATGGTTTTCAGCCGTGCCGTTTGGATTCAATGCTCAAGGAATCAACGCCTGGTTTTATTCTGGCGGAGGATTGAAGCTCTGGGAGGAAGTGTACGCGCCCTTTAATGTGGTGCCCAGACCTCAGGGCAACACAGGTGTGCAAATGGGCGGCTGGTTCAACAAAAAAATTGAGACCCTTGACGATTTTAAAGGCCTTAAGATGCGCATACCGGGCCTCGGCGGAAAGGTTCTGTCAAAGGCAGGAGGGACTGTGGTCCTGTTGGCCGGCGGAGAGATCTACACCTCGTTGGAACGCGGCGTGATCGATGCCACGGAGTGGGTGGGCCCGATGCACGACCTGCGCATGGGCTTTTATCAAGCCGCCAAGTACTACTATTACCCGGGTTGGCACGAACCGGGGACGACACTAGAGGTGATCTTCAACAAGAAAGCTTATGAGTCGCTTCCCAAGGACCTGCAGATCATTCTCGATGCCGTGGCCATGGAAACGAATCTTTGGAGCTTGAGCGAGTTCGAGGCGCAGAACGGGGCCGCCCTGGAAACCTTGGTCAAAGAACACAAAGTGAAACTGGTGCGTTTCCCCGACCAGGTCTTGGACGGACTGCGGAAGCTTGCCGAAGAAACCATCGAAGAAGAAGCCAACAAGGACCCCGTTGCCCGTAAGGTCCATGAAGCCTTCAAAGCGTTCAAGGCAAAGATCGGCGCGTGGGGATCCGTTTCAGAAAAAGCGTACTACGATGTTATCGCCGCGAAGACCGGCGCCTGA
- a CDS encoding TRAP transporter small permease subunit yields the protein MEKLAELCDRLDTVNRTIGRGIAWVSLIMVAVVTVDVILRYLFKITFVFVQELEWHLFGFLFLVGAGYTLLYDSHVRVDVFYQRFSPKTKAWINFLGCLLFLFPGCYLIIATSMTFVANSWSIAEGSPDPGGLPARYVIKAMIPLGFALVAIQGVPMALRSLMVLMGSTETSAKGAKGEH from the coding sequence ATGGAAAAATTAGCCGAATTGTGCGACCGCCTGGACACCGTGAATCGAACTATCGGCCGTGGCATCGCCTGGGTGTCGTTGATCATGGTGGCCGTGGTGACCGTGGACGTCATTCTGCGCTACCTTTTCAAAATCACTTTTGTTTTTGTGCAGGAATTGGAGTGGCATCTGTTCGGTTTTCTCTTTCTTGTGGGTGCCGGCTACACCCTGCTCTACGATTCTCATGTGCGCGTGGATGTCTTTTATCAACGCTTTTCCCCGAAAACCAAAGCGTGGATTAATTTTCTGGGATGCCTTCTGTTCCTCTTTCCTGGCTGCTACCTCATCATCGCCACTTCCATGACTTTCGTGGCAAACTCCTGGTCCATCGCCGAGGGGTCTCCGGACCCCGGAGGGCTTCCTGCCCGCTACGTCATCAAGGCCATGATCCCTCTGGGATTTGCTTTGGTGGCCATCCAAGGGGTTCCCATGGCTTTGCGCAGCCTTATGGTGCTGATGGGCTCGACCGAAACCTCTGCGAAAGGCGCGAAAGGAGAGCACTGA